A portion of the Corynebacterium jeikeium genome contains these proteins:
- a CDS encoding N-acetyltransferase, which produces MAHTISHDEAGQRYVLTVEGEEAGFAAYTPVEGALDFDHTVVDGKFRGQGLSKPLIAGALDDVRKNNRKIRTSCSAVANFVEKNPEYQDLLAD; this is translated from the coding sequence ATGGCACACACTATTTCGCATGATGAGGCCGGTCAGCGCTACGTTCTCACCGTAGAGGGAGAAGAGGCCGGCTTTGCCGCTTACACCCCGGTGGAAGGTGCCCTGGACTTTGACCACACGGTTGTAGATGGCAAGTTCCGTGGACAAGGCCTGTCCAAGCCGCTTATCGCAGGCGCGTTGGATGATGTTCGGAAGAACAACCGAAAGATTCGCACCAGCTGCTCCGCTGTTGCCAACTTCGTGGAGAAAAACCCGGAATACCAGGATCTACTGGCTGACTAG
- a CDS encoding IS256-like element IS3503 family transposase yields MRQQHKKNGTTSKSTTRWRCTHCGHSFTRNTQTHNKNTATMALFIQWATGTQSLTTFAAHHGVTRQTMHHRFRWCWWIIPTPTIDSFRIHDQIFLDATYLKSGCLLIAASKTHVINWTWARHETTAAYTELLRPIAAPLIAVTDGGQGAQSAIHHCWPTTRIQRCLVHAQRTVRRHTTSNPRTDAGKTLYRLALKLTRITDLDQASTWVAHLHEFDHTYREWMNEKTTIKDPVTGAYTKVYTHQRVRAAYQSLLSLHRRDLLFTYLQPPPTTIDPDNLAATTNSLEGGINAPIKELARRHRGLSLPHQRTVMDWWLYLHTEVPDDPVKIARDQRWGQDALSTATDLITHNTTATTNDIGAPAEYDTAIDTSYQHNLGIQKGWIK; encoded by the coding sequence ATGCGGCAACAACACAAAAAAAACGGCACCACCAGCAAATCAACCACCCGTTGGCGCTGCACCCACTGCGGACACTCCTTTACCCGCAACACCCAAACCCACAACAAAAACACCGCCACCATGGCTTTGTTCATCCAATGGGCCACCGGCACCCAATCTCTAACCACCTTCGCCGCACACCATGGCGTAACCAGGCAAACCATGCACCACCGATTCCGATGGTGCTGGTGGATCATCCCCACACCCACCATCGACTCATTCCGCATCCATGACCAAATCTTCCTCGACGCGACCTATCTAAAGTCCGGATGCCTCCTGATCGCAGCCAGTAAAACCCACGTCATCAACTGGACCTGGGCCAGACACGAAACCACCGCCGCCTACACCGAACTCCTACGCCCCATTGCCGCACCACTAATCGCAGTCACAGACGGCGGACAAGGTGCCCAATCAGCCATCCACCACTGCTGGCCAACAACACGCATCCAACGCTGCCTCGTCCACGCCCAACGAACAGTCCGCCGCCACACCACCAGCAACCCCCGCACCGATGCCGGCAAAACCCTCTACCGCCTAGCCCTGAAACTCACTCGCATCACCGACCTTGACCAAGCATCCACATGGGTCGCCCACCTGCACGAATTCGACCACACCTACCGGGAATGGATGAACGAGAAAACCACCATCAAAGACCCCGTTACCGGCGCCTACACCAAGGTCTACACCCACCAACGCGTCCGAGCGGCCTATCAATCATTGCTATCTCTGCACCGCAGAGACCTGCTGTTTACCTACCTGCAACCCCCACCAACAACCATCGACCCCGACAACCTTGCAGCAACAACAAACAGCCTCGAAGGTGGCATCAACGCCCCCATAAAAGAACTAGCCCGCAGACACCGCGGACTATCACTACCGCATCAACGCACAGTGATGGATTGGTGGCTGTATCTACATACAGAAGTCCCTGACGATCCGGTCAAGATCGCCAGGGACCAACGATGGGGTCAAGACGCACTTTCCACAGCAACAGACCTGATCACCCACAACACCACAGCCACTACCAATGACATCGGTGCACCAGCAGAATACGACACCGCCATCGACACCAGCTACCAACACAACCTCGGCATCCAAAAAGGCTGGATCAAATAA
- a CDS encoding NUDIX domain-containing protein, with translation MAIPDFIVQLREKVGHAPLWLPGVTAIVIRDVPPNAPMYALPEVLLVRRSDNGEWTPVTGIIDPDEQPHDAAVREVKEETGLDVTVEALLGTGAVGPIEHLNGDVSSYLDISMRCSVVGDDVPYVADDESTDVGWFQISQMPPMKPRFRLIVADAVAQLKHPAGFKPRMGYHKREK, from the coding sequence ATGGCAATTCCGGATTTCATTGTTCAGCTCCGTGAAAAAGTGGGCCACGCTCCGCTCTGGCTCCCCGGTGTCACGGCTATCGTCATTCGCGATGTTCCGCCGAATGCACCGATGTACGCCTTGCCCGAGGTCTTGCTGGTTCGTCGCTCCGATAATGGTGAATGGACCCCAGTCACCGGAATTATCGACCCGGACGAGCAGCCTCACGACGCCGCCGTGCGAGAGGTAAAGGAAGAAACGGGACTCGATGTCACAGTTGAGGCCCTGCTTGGAACTGGCGCCGTTGGCCCTATCGAACACCTCAACGGCGATGTTTCCTCATATCTGGATATCTCCATGCGCTGCAGTGTTGTTGGCGACGACGTCCCCTATGTCGCTGATGATGAATCCACTGATGTCGGATGGTTCCAGATCTCACAGATGCCACCGATGAAGCCACGCTTCCGCTTGATAGTCGCCGATGCAGTGGCGCAGCTTAAGCACCCGGCGGGCTTCAAGCCACGGATGGGCTACCACAAGCGGGAGAAGTAG
- a CDS encoding cytochrome ubiquinol oxidase subunit I: MDVVDISRWQFGITTVYHFIFVPLTIGLAPLVALMQTLWATTKNDLWYRATRFFGTIFIINFAMGVATGIVQEFQFGMNWSEYSRMIGDVFGGPLALEGLIAFFLESTFLGLWIFGWGRIPTWMHTLSIWIVAIAVNISAYFIIVANSFMQHPVGAVYNPETGRAELTDFGALLTNSTALAAFPHAVASSFLTAGTLVVGVSGWWLVQSRRGGQSNTVHERTFHKSMKVGLWTTVLSSLAVFITGDIQAKLMFEQQPMKMASAESLCHTQTDPMFSILTVGTHNNCDSVLHLIEVPWVLPFLAEGKFSGVTLQGVQDLQEKAEAVFGPGNYSPNLFVTYWSFRAMIGLMVGSLAIAFFAWLFTRKGRVPTGKRARIFAACSILAIPFPFLASSAGWIFTEMGRQPWIVHPNPDHAGDPRTELIRMTVDMGVSDHAPATVIITLVGFTLLYLLLAVVWFWLIRRAVIAGPPTESAEAINAIGNDPEHAGPSSPIATNLGAIISSPVRFNKVHAQSAASPDSEVSATEDTK, translated from the coding sequence ATGGATGTCGTCGATATATCTCGTTGGCAATTTGGCATAACCACCGTCTACCACTTCATTTTTGTCCCGCTGACAATTGGTCTAGCTCCGCTCGTCGCGCTCATGCAGACACTGTGGGCCACGACGAAAAATGACCTCTGGTACCGAGCGACACGATTTTTCGGCACCATCTTCATTATTAACTTCGCCATGGGCGTAGCCACGGGTATCGTCCAGGAATTCCAGTTCGGTATGAACTGGTCGGAGTACTCCCGCATGATCGGTGATGTCTTCGGCGGCCCGCTGGCTCTTGAAGGACTCATCGCGTTCTTCCTGGAATCCACCTTCCTGGGCCTATGGATTTTCGGCTGGGGGCGTATCCCCACCTGGATGCACACGCTCTCGATTTGGATTGTCGCTATTGCGGTGAATATCTCGGCGTATTTCATCATCGTCGCCAATTCGTTCATGCAGCATCCTGTAGGCGCGGTCTACAACCCGGAAACCGGCCGCGCAGAGCTTACAGACTTTGGCGCACTGTTGACCAACTCCACTGCCTTGGCAGCTTTCCCGCATGCCGTGGCCAGCTCTTTCCTTACCGCCGGCACGCTCGTTGTCGGCGTCAGTGGCTGGTGGCTGGTTCAGAGCCGCCGCGGTGGCCAGAGCAATACTGTTCACGAACGGACGTTTCACAAGTCCATGAAGGTCGGGCTCTGGACAACTGTGCTCAGCTCGCTGGCGGTGTTTATCACCGGCGATATCCAGGCCAAGCTTATGTTCGAGCAGCAGCCGATGAAGATGGCATCGGCCGAGTCCCTGTGCCACACGCAGACAGATCCAATGTTCTCGATTCTGACCGTCGGTACGCACAACAATTGCGACTCGGTGCTGCATCTCATCGAGGTGCCATGGGTGCTGCCTTTCCTGGCCGAGGGCAAGTTCAGTGGCGTCACGCTCCAGGGCGTGCAGGACCTGCAAGAAAAAGCTGAGGCGGTCTTCGGCCCAGGCAATTACTCTCCGAATCTGTTCGTCACATACTGGTCTTTCCGCGCCATGATTGGGCTCATGGTCGGTTCTCTGGCTATCGCGTTTTTCGCTTGGCTATTTACTCGCAAGGGGCGCGTGCCGACGGGCAAGCGAGCCCGCATTTTCGCCGCTTGCAGTATCCTCGCGATTCCGTTCCCGTTCTTGGCCAGCAGCGCTGGCTGGATCTTTACGGAGATGGGCCGTCAGCCCTGGATTGTGCACCCGAACCCGGATCACGCGGGCGACCCGCGCACCGAGCTGATTCGCATGACCGTCGATATGGGTGTGTCCGACCACGCACCGGCCACGGTGATTATCACCCTGGTGGGCTTTACCCTGCTCTACCTGCTTTTGGCAGTGGTGTGGTTCTGGTTGATTCGCCGCGCAGTTATTGCCGGACCTCCGACCGAATCCGCTGAGGCTATCAACGCCATCGGCAATGACCCCGAGCACGCTGGCCCGTCGTCACCAATCGCTACCAATCTGGGCGCGATCATCTCGTCTCCGGTTCGATTCAACAAGGTCCATGCCCAGTCCGCTGCCAGCCCCGACTCCGAAGTCTCCGCGACTGAGGACACAAAGTAG
- the cydB gene encoding cytochrome d ubiquinol oxidase subunit II → MFGLDLPVLWFVLIAFLFAGYFLLEGFDFGVGMLLPFVGRDEPRRKAMLGTIGPVWDGNEVWLITAGGALFAAFPEWYASMFSGFYLPLFLILVALIVRIVGLEWRFKVNDEHWRAWCDRAIIFGSWLPPILWGVAVANLVRGVPLNADKNLDSGFSTLLGLLNPYALVGGIAFAAVFALHAVTFLRLKTAGKLRDEVGNAARIPALSALIFGGVFLIWTQLGYGKTWLWAVVVIAVAGLVIAISATVGNRDGIAFSATAVTVTAVTTVVFGAMYPYLMPTTLADGVSLDIWNSASNPYTLKIMTWTALVITPLVIAYQAWTYWVFRKRLMAERKVSQ, encoded by the coding sequence ATGTTCGGATTAGATCTTCCCGTTTTGTGGTTTGTCCTGATCGCGTTCCTGTTCGCCGGCTACTTCCTTCTCGAGGGCTTTGACTTCGGCGTCGGAATGCTGCTGCCGTTCGTTGGCCGCGATGAACCGCGTCGTAAAGCGATGCTCGGAACTATCGGGCCGGTATGGGACGGCAACGAAGTGTGGCTAATTACCGCTGGCGGCGCGCTCTTCGCGGCGTTTCCGGAATGGTATGCGTCTATGTTTTCCGGCTTCTACCTGCCGCTCTTCCTGATTCTGGTGGCGTTGATTGTCCGTATCGTCGGGCTGGAATGGCGCTTCAAAGTCAACGATGAGCACTGGCGCGCCTGGTGCGACCGCGCGATTATCTTCGGCTCCTGGCTGCCTCCAATTCTGTGGGGCGTAGCGGTCGCGAACCTGGTGCGCGGTGTCCCGCTGAATGCCGACAAGAACTTGGACTCCGGCTTTAGTACCCTGCTCGGGTTGCTGAACCCGTACGCCCTGGTCGGCGGGATTGCGTTTGCGGCTGTGTTCGCTCTTCACGCAGTTACGTTCCTGCGGCTGAAGACCGCCGGCAAGCTACGCGACGAGGTCGGCAACGCCGCTCGAATTCCGGCACTGTCGGCGCTGATATTTGGCGGCGTGTTCCTCATCTGGACACAGCTGGGCTACGGAAAGACCTGGCTGTGGGCTGTTGTCGTCATCGCCGTCGCGGGGTTGGTCATTGCCATCTCCGCAACCGTAGGCAACCGCGATGGCATCGCTTTTTCCGCAACCGCCGTCACCGTGACTGCCGTCACCACCGTTGTCTTCGGCGCCATGTACCCGTACCTGATGCCGACGACGCTTGCCGACGGAGTCTCCCTCGATATCTGGAATTCCGCCTCTAACCCCTACACGCTGAAAATCATGACCTGGACCGCGCTGGTGATTACCCCACTGGTGATTGCCTACCAGGCGTGGACATACTGGGTATTCCGCAAGCGGTTGATGGCTGAACGTAAGGTCTCACAGTAG